ATTTCAGGAAGTAATCCAATTCCGACAAGATTCGGAAAAAAAAATAGTGCATTCCAAACACAGGGCCTTATAAGTCTCAAAGTTAGCCCTGGTAGTTCAGCAACATGGACAACGGAACCAAACAAAGCCCCTTGTCCTTGAGCTCTGCACATGGAGTTATACCCCTCTGGCTTTGATCCAGAAATCTTACTCCTTCCATCACCGCATCTGCATCTTCACAGTCCATTCCGTCTCTCCCGTAATCGTTGCCAATCCCAGCCCCCTTCATGCAAGAAAAACTAACAGGTTATTGACAACTATGTAGGCACAAGATCCACAATTCCGAAGAAAAATATCGCTCAAGTATATAATTTATATACCATTTCAAGAACACATGTATCAATTAATGAATTATTATGAATTACCTTGGCGAGGTCCGTAACATTGCACCTTCTTTTAGGGCTGAATTCCAGCTGTGACAAAGCACTGACCTTGAAAAAagcaaatcaaaacaagcaaaattaACACCAACTACATACATGTACTCCAAGGACTTGTCTAATTTTAACCAAAAAGTGAAGCCAATTCACAATTGTAGCTATACCTTAGGGCTATTGACAGGAGAGCTTGCAGTATCCTCCAAGGAATCAT
The window above is part of the Triticum aestivum cultivar Chinese Spring chromosome 2A, IWGSC CS RefSeq v2.1, whole genome shotgun sequence genome. Proteins encoded here:
- the LOC123185181 gene encoding vascular-related unknown protein 1, whose protein sequence is MDDLVSSSSLKSVLSCSEAEAQPEESSWTDYFVDFMMSEEEKRQGASYCSFDQEEEEGSMISDAASLAPAALADRYKGLKKLKKKVFKALDHDDSLEDTASSPVNSPKVSALSQLEFSPKRRCNVTDLAKGAGIGNDYGRDGMDCEDADAVMEGVRFLDQSQRGITPCAELKDKGLCLVPLSMLLNYQG